A region from the Salmo trutta chromosome 40, fSalTru1.1, whole genome shotgun sequence genome encodes:
- the LOC115180375 gene encoding mitogen-activated protein kinase 12 yields the protein MSVRTRTGFYRQEVNKTAWEVPERYRELKQVGTGAYGTVCSAQDHRTGVRVAIKKLHRPFQSKLFAKRAYRELRLLKHMKHENVIGLLDVFTSEISLDRFHDFYLVMPFMGTDLGKLMKMERLSQDRVQFLVYQMLKGLKYIHSAGIIHRDLKPGNLSVNEDCELKILDFGLARQTDTEMTGYVVTRWYRAPEVILNWMHYTQTVDIWSVGCIMAEMLLGKPLFKGNDHLDQLKEIMKITGTPTADFVTKLQSQDAKNYIRSLPKVPKKDLHFLFSKASSDAVCVLERMLLLDPERRVSASEALAMPFFSEFREPEEETEAQPYDHSMDNTDLLLEQWKRYTFTEILSFRPAATEIKDPKETSL from the exons ATGTCGGTCCGCACGCGGACAGGATTTTACCGTCAGGAGGTAAACAAAACGGCATGGGAGGTTCCCGAGCGATACCGCGAGCTAAAGCAGGTGGGGACTGGCGCGTATGGGACAGTATG TTCCGCCCAGGACCACAGGACTGGGGTGAGGGTGGCCATCAAGAAGCTCCACAGACCcttccagtcaaagctcttcgCCAAGAGGGCCTACAGAGAGCTCCGACTCCTCAAGCACATGAAGCACGAAAAT GTGATTGGACTGCTGGATGTGTTCACTTCTGAGATCTCATTGGACAGGTTTCATGACTT TTACCTGGTAATGCCATTCATGGGTACTGATCTGGGGAAACTGATGAAGATGGAGAGATTGTCACAGGACAGGGTGCAATTCCTCGTCTATCAAATGCTGAAAGGACTCAAG TATATCCACTCTGCAGGGATCATCCACAGG GATCTCAAACCTGGAAATTTATCTGTCAACGAAGACTGCGAGCTAAAG atcCTTGACTTCGGGCTGGCtcggcagacagacacagagatgaCGGGGTACGTCGTCACTCGCTGGTACAGAGCCCCCGAGGTAATCCTCAATTGGATGCACTATACCCAGACTG TGGATATCTGGTCGGTGGGCTGCATCATGGCGGAGATGCTGCTGGGGAAGCCGCTGTTCAAAGGAAATGACC ACCTGGACCAACTGAAAGAGATCATGAAGATCACTGGTACACCCACTGCAGACTTTGTTACGAAGCTACAAAGCCAAGAT GCCAAAAACTACATACGGAGCCTTCCCAAAGTACCAAAGAAAGATTTGCACTTTCTTTTTTCCAAAGCTAGCTCAGACG CGGTGTGTGTGCTGGAGCGCATGCTGTTGCTGGACCCTGAGCGGAGGGTGAGTGCGTCGGAGGCGCTGGCCATGCCCTTTTTCAGCGAGTTCAGAGAACCAGAGGAGGAGACTGAGGCCCAGCCCTACGATCACTCCATGGACAACACAGACCTActcctggagcagtggaaac GTTACACATTCACAGAGATTCTGTCCTTCAGGCCTGCAGCAACAGAGATCAAGGACCCCAAAGAGACATCACTCTGA